The following are encoded in a window of Methanobrevibacter ruminantium M1 genomic DNA:
- the hycI gene encoding hydrogenase maturation peptidase HycI — protein sequence MLNLDEISENIDLFLEDCSSLIVLGIGNDIRGDDGLGPYIINQLTDLKENLSLKEPQSLENVHLLNGGSVPENFTGLIKRIDPSHIIIIDATLMNEEPGFIKIVNKEDISNVSISTHSMSLSYLVKYLEIEIDFKLIFIGIQPKDMDLTFELTDTIKNSSDTLVDLLFSKFLKI from the coding sequence ATGTTAAATCTTGATGAAATCAGTGAGAATATTGATTTGTTTTTAGAGGACTGCAGCTCTCTTATTGTATTGGGGATAGGCAATGACATAAGGGGAGATGACGGTTTAGGCCCTTATATAATCAACCAACTGACTGATTTGAAAGAGAATCTATCTTTAAAGGAACCACAATCCTTAGAAAATGTCCATTTGCTTAATGGAGGCTCTGTTCCTGAAAACTTTACAGGGCTTATCAAAAGGATTGATCCATCTCATATCATAATAATTGATGCCACTTTAATGAATGAAGAGCCAGGATTTATTAAAATTGTTAATAAAGAAGACATTTCCAATGTAAGCATATCAACCCATTCCATGTCCCTTTCCTATCTTGTAAAGTACCTTGAAATTGAAATCGACTTTAAGCTAATTTTTATAGGAATTCAGCCTAAGGATATGGATTTGACCTTTGAATTGACTGATACAATTAAGAATTCTTCAGATACCCTTGTTGATTTGCTATTTTCCAAGTTTTTAAAGATTTAA
- a CDS encoding ATP-grasp domain-containing protein — protein sequence MKVLFIGSRLYDDLAYHVDELGIESIITESNEEAPHLDLASKYYIVPRGMDKPMEVAIEEKVDAIIPLIGIDPPLKDLAIMKEKIEKENNIPVISSNFNAVDIASDKIKTKEFFKSIGLNVPEAKVLNKDDFSNEGEFLEKLGFQFPIVLKQGEGQGGKDICITSQFEDVLQYFESFNQALVENFIEGAEVSIEVIGWNGEYLPLVPVYKGDTSLEGIHPIKRLRYGPCDFEAIDNEEFRQLAKKIAVNLGSEGTIDMDLIYSREENKVYAIEINTRPSGTRYLSYATTGLSPLGLLVDIAAGNFDVKDLENKIKHYYSLEIPIGDYEGPAPNEPVKEYVNGNFIVHGPKGYQRITIRGNTREETYEIAKELTGNDYRS from the coding sequence ATGAAAGTTTTATTTATCGGATCAAGATTATATGATGACTTGGCTTATCATGTGGATGAGCTGGGCATAGAAAGCATAATAACAGAATCAAATGAAGAGGCTCCTCATTTGGACCTTGCAAGCAAATACTATATAGTCCCAAGAGGAATGGATAAGCCAATGGAAGTGGCTATTGAAGAGAAGGTCGATGCAATAATACCTCTTATTGGCATAGACCCTCCATTAAAGGACTTGGCTATTATGAAGGAAAAAATAGAAAAGGAAAATAATATTCCAGTGATTTCATCTAATTTCAATGCTGTGGACATCGCTTCCGATAAGATAAAGACCAAGGAGTTCTTTAAGTCAATCGGATTGAATGTGCCAGAGGCAAAGGTTCTAAATAAGGATGACTTCTCCAATGAGGGGGAGTTCTTGGAAAAATTAGGATTCCAATTCCCAATAGTCCTAAAGCAGGGAGAAGGACAAGGCGGAAAGGACATTTGCATAACAAGCCAGTTTGAAGATGTTTTACAATACTTTGAAAGCTTCAATCAGGCTTTGGTGGAAAACTTCATTGAAGGGGCTGAGGTCTCCATTGAAGTAATCGGATGGAATGGTGAATATTTGCCTTTGGTTCCGGTATATAAGGGAGATACTAGTTTAGAAGGCATACATCCGATAAAGAGGTTAAGATATGGTCCTTGTGACTTTGAGGCAATTGACAATGAAGAGTTCAGGCAATTGGCTAAAAAGATAGCAGTCAATTTAGGCTCTGAAGGAACAATCGATATGGATTTAATCTATTCAAGGGAAGAGAACAAGGTCTATGCAATTGAAATAAACACACGTCCAAGCGGCACAAGGTATTTATCCTATGCAACTACTGGACTTAGCCCATTAGGTCTTCTTGTTGACATTGCAGCTGGAAACTTTGATGTTAAAGATTTGGAAAATAAAATAAAGCATTATTATTCATTGGAAATACCTATAGGTGATTATGAAGGTCCTGCACCTAATGAACCTGTTAAGGAGTATGTAAATGGCAATTTCATTGTTCACGGCCCAAAAGGGTATCAAAGAATTACTATAAGAGGAAATACTCGTGAAGAAACCTATGAAATTGCTAAAGAGTTAACTGGCAATGATTACAGGTCTTAA
- a CDS encoding glycosyltransferase family 4 protein — translation MDLNYIIVLFVLTFLATVAFTYFVRHTLRDADVSDSPIVSEHRHKAGTPTMGGIAFLFAILFIVSIYYRNTNILIASFIMLTGGVMGLLDDLLGLKIKEYQKVVKNVSDSVVPIGLLDLGPGEEARVTTDKAKKQVYGYVDEGKLEIVAEIPIKYEPSEKTKIIVQLLPGLFLALTGVVTTLGGFTLGILAYPICIIAILGSINSINLIDGMDGLAAGIVAIASFSCCIYAYICGNMDMIPAFAILTGICLGFLVFNRYPASIFMGDTGSFVLGTGYAVAVILGDIPYFGVLALAVPIVSVIISLMHRAHIINLPVEPLHHTLNYKGISEVKIVLSYWLLTVLVCAIGILAKLYIFA, via the coding sequence ATGGATTTGAATTATATAATTGTATTGTTTGTTCTAACATTTCTTGCTACCGTAGCCTTCACTTACTTTGTAAGACATACTCTACGTGATGCAGATGTTTCAGATAGCCCTATTGTCAGTGAACATAGACATAAAGCAGGAACTCCCACCATGGGAGGAATAGCTTTCCTATTTGCCATTCTATTCATAGTGTCTATCTATTACAGAAATACAAATATTCTCATAGCCTCATTTATCATGCTCACAGGAGGTGTAATGGGTCTTCTTGATGATCTATTAGGTCTTAAGATAAAGGAATATCAAAAGGTCGTAAAGAATGTAAGCGATTCAGTTGTTCCTATAGGATTATTGGACCTTGGCCCTGGAGAAGAGGCAAGGGTAACCACCGACAAGGCTAAAAAACAGGTATATGGATATGTTGATGAAGGAAAATTGGAAATTGTTGCTGAAATTCCAATCAAGTATGAGCCAAGCGAAAAGACCAAGATCATCGTTCAGCTATTGCCTGGACTGTTTTTGGCATTGACTGGGGTTGTAACAACCCTTGGGGGATTCACTTTAGGCATTTTGGCTTATCCTATTTGCATAATCGCTATTCTTGGTTCAATCAATTCAATAAATCTCATTGATGGAATGGATGGATTGGCTGCCGGCATCGTTGCAATTGCATCATTCTCATGCTGCATTTATGCTTATATCTGTGGAAATATGGATATGATTCCTGCATTTGCAATTTTAACTGGAATATGTCTTGGATTTTTGGTCTTCAACAGATACCCTGCAAGCATATTCATGGGAGACACAGGCTCCTTTGTATTAGGTACAGGATATGCAGTTGCTGTCATCTTAGGGGACATTCCTTACTTTGGAGTATTGGCTTTGGCTGTTCCGATTGTATCAGTAATAATAAGCCTGATGCATAGGGCACATATAATAAATCTCCCTGTAGAGCCTTTGCATCACACCTTGAACTATAAGGGAATCTCTGAAGTCAAGATAGTCTTAAGCTATTGGCTATTGACCGTCCTTGTCTGTGCAATCGGCATACTTGCAAAGCTTTATATCTTTGCATAA
- a CDS encoding Mur ligase family protein: MSKTYFLNELADSISSQKTFSIAQLADAIGGKIYGADDYKSPNGFTGIFETLNEAVEGDIVIRHWINGKGVEIANDKNVACIITLTPKEDALEMASKLAFPVIVVDRIEFANAFALKWTIDNLSPNTQRVVISGTNGKSTSSHLIYHILNHCGYNVFTNTDAKSEFNTLIDPMVAKLISEQVISKQDFDVRKLDSVADLKNLDSEGKPINKGAFDYIVVEVSEVQGWGSDLMKDHAQIMSSAINPDVGVVTNVAMDHIGLVNNIEEVFHETSGLVKAINKGGVVLNYDDENVLAMKDLANDGVDIFFTSMEKDSILNNDYDNDKKVYFDRKSNAIVYDNKNILRYDELPFTGEHFIRNILSAISACISLEIPIEDICEGVKTYNPLSRRFTRLYDEPIVIDDFAHNPDGIKNTVRAAYDLAEQFDKGDLYIACAIRGSRGETLNGLNSEALALVIKELRHRNDDDIEKDENVKKREIYLILSSSCDLVDHLNYVEDFERGYISFSNLDKEHIKYIHFNKLYGALGYIMKKCIWKMMLYC; encoded by the coding sequence ATGTCAAAAACATACTTTTTAAATGAATTAGCAGATTCAATATCCTCTCAAAAGACCTTTTCAATCGCTCAACTTGCAGATGCCATTGGAGGCAAGATTTATGGAGCAGATGACTACAAGTCTCCAAATGGATTTACAGGCATCTTTGAAACCTTAAACGAAGCTGTAGAAGGAGATATTGTAATTAGGCATTGGATAAACGGAAAAGGTGTTGAAATAGCTAATGATAAAAACGTTGCATGCATTATAACCCTAACTCCAAAGGAAGATGCCTTGGAAATGGCTTCAAAGCTCGCCTTTCCAGTTATTGTAGTGGATAGGATTGAATTTGCAAATGCATTTGCATTGAAATGGACAATTGATAACCTTTCCCCTAATACTCAAAGGGTAGTTATAAGTGGGACAAATGGAAAATCAACCAGTTCCCATTTGATTTATCACATTTTAAACCATTGCGGATATAATGTATTTACAAATACTGATGCAAAATCAGAATTCAATACACTAATCGACCCAATGGTTGCAAAGCTAATCTCAGAGCAGGTGATATCAAAGCAGGACTTTGATGTTCGCAAGTTGGACTCTGTAGCAGACCTAAAGAACCTGGATAGCGAAGGAAAGCCAATAAATAAAGGCGCCTTTGACTATATTGTTGTTGAAGTCTCAGAGGTTCAGGGCTGGGGAAGCGACCTTATGAAAGATCATGCCCAAATAATGTCTTCAGCAATCAATCCGGATGTAGGGGTTGTCACAAATGTTGCAATGGACCATATCGGCCTTGTAAACAATATAGAAGAGGTGTTCCATGAAACTTCAGGGCTTGTAAAGGCTATAAACAAAGGAGGAGTGGTCTTAAACTACGACGATGAGAATGTCCTGGCAATGAAGGATCTTGCAAATGATGGAGTAGACATATTCTTCACTTCAATGGAAAAGGATTCAATCCTAAATAATGATTATGACAATGATAAGAAGGTTTATTTTGATAGAAAAAGCAATGCAATAGTTTATGATAATAAAAATATCCTTAGATATGATGAGTTGCCCTTTACAGGAGAGCATTTTATCAGAAATATTCTATCTGCAATTTCAGCTTGTATATCTCTTGAGATTCCAATTGAAGACATCTGCGAAGGGGTAAAAACATATAATCCTTTAAGCAGAAGGTTTACACGTCTTTATGATGAGCCAATTGTTATTGATGACTTTGCACATAACCCCGACGGAATAAAAAATACCGTAAGGGCAGCATATGACTTGGCAGAGCAATTTGACAAGGGAGATTTATACATTGCATGTGCAATCAGAGGCTCTAGGGGTGAAACCTTAAATGGCCTTAATTCAGAGGCATTGGCTTTAGTCATTAAGGAATTGCGCCATAGAAATGATGATGATATAGAAAAAGACGAAAATGTCAAGAAAAGGGAAATATACCTAATCCTTTCTTCAAGCTGTGACTTGGTAGACCATCTAAACTATGTTGAAGACTTTGAGAGGGGATATATTTCCTTCTCTAATTTGGATAAGGAGCACATAAAATACATTCATTTCAATAAGCTCTACGGCGCTTTAGGATATATTATGAAAAAATGCATATGGAAGATGATGTTGTATTGCTGA